TTTCTCTTTTGATATGTATCCTTTCTCCCAAAGCTTTTCCCTTTTGGCGATTTCTTCTTCAAGAGAAACAAACTTATCTTCCAATGGTTCGAGGATAATACCGCATCCAGAAATATGGTATTCGTTAATTATTACAAACCTTGCTGTTTTTTTGAAGTCTTTTCCTGCATCAAATACCACGGGTTTGGTATTTTCGATAACGCAGACACCAATATCGTATCGTTCCAATTTATCCTTGTTCGTAATATTTTGGGGATCGGTAGAATCAATTACTTTCTGGATATTGGTGATTCTTAAAACCACATTTTGAGTTCCGATTTTTGCTTGATAGGGTTTATTTACGAGAAGAGGAGCGTTTTCTATCCAGAACACATGGGCAAGAAACCGTTTGGAAACGTAGGGTTCTTTTTCCCCTTCTTTGCTAAGTAACTCTCCTGGGGAGACGTAGTAAAAATTGTCACTAATGGTGAGTCCAATGCTTTGACCAGCGTACGCTCTCTCGAGAGAATGGGGGAATATTTCAATGGTTTCAATGTGACTTTTCTTTCCTGATGGGGAAAATACTACTCTGTCTCCTACGTGTATTTCTCCATAATCTATTGTTCCGGCAATAATTCGTCGTTCATCTTGCCCTTCGGTAAATTTATAGACATCCTGTACAAAGAGGCGAAAATCTTTTTTCGGACTTTCATCTTCAAGTTTCCATTGTTCTATTTCTTCGAGGAGTGTTCTTCCGGAAAACCAGCGAAGATTCTCCGATCGGTGAACAATGTTTTCGCCGTTTCTCGCGCTGATAGGTATGAAACTCACCTCTGTTATTCCAACGGAAGAGAGGAACCCTGTGTACTCTTCTTGAAGAGATCGAAAGATTTTTTCTTCGTAATTTACAAGATCCATTTTATTGACGGCAACACATACATTTGCTATACCTAAGATAGAGAGTAAATAACCGTGTCTTTTAGTGTTTTCTCGGATTCCTTCTTTGGCATCAATGACTATGATAGAAGCATCGGCTCGGGAAGCTCCTGTTATCATATTTTTTACAAATTCAAAGTGCCCTGGAGCGTCAATGATCAGGTAGTCTCTTTTGTCAGTTTTAAAAAAGCACCGAGCAGCATCAATGGTAATTCCTTGAGCCTGTTCTTCTTTAAGGGCGTCAAGTAAAAAAGCATATTCAAAAACTTTTGCATTCTTTTCACAATATGCTTTTATAGCTTCAAGTTTGCCCTCGGGTAAAGAATTGGTATCTGCAAGGAGTCGTCCGATCAATGTGCTTTTCCCGTGATCTACATGTCCAATGCTCACTATGGTAACTTGTTCTCTTCTTTTAGTCATATACTTTGCCTCCCTTCTTCTCAGGTTTCCGAGCATTACATATAGCCTTCTTTTCGCAGCGTTTCAAGGGTT
This sequence is a window from Thermospira aquatica. Protein-coding genes within it:
- a CDS encoding GTP-binding protein → MTKRREQVTIVSIGHVDHGKSTLIGRLLADTNSLPEGKLEAIKAYCEKNAKVFEYAFLLDALKEEQAQGITIDAARCFFKTDKRDYLIIDAPGHFEFVKNMITGASRADASIIVIDAKEGIRENTKRHGYLLSILGIANVCVAVNKMDLVNYEEKIFRSLQEEYTGFLSSVGITEVSFIPISARNGENIVHRSENLRWFSGRTLLEEIEQWKLEDESPKKDFRLFVQDVYKFTEGQDERRIIAGTIDYGEIHVGDRVVFSPSGKKSHIETIEIFPHSLERAYAGQSIGLTISDNFYYVSPGELLSKEGEKEPYVSKRFLAHVFWIENAPLLVNKPYQAKIGTQNVVLRITNIQKVIDSTDPQNITNKDKLERYDIGVCVIENTKPVVFDAGKDFKKTARFVIINEYHISGCGIILEPLEDKFVSLEEEIAKREKLWEKGYISKEKREKRNQHQGKFVLLTGQNSKKIQHIAKLLEKKLFELSKNVYFLSLNSIAIGLDQDLSFVETNQRYEEIRRLGELAHILTDAGLIFISYLSYIEKHEWEILKLLNTPYEILTIGIGIAPLPESDFYTLCYPEKIGDEEILKGIINTLADKEVITLEYYL